A stretch of DNA from Thermodesulfovibrionales bacterium:
CAGCCGAGCTCACGCTCTATCTTTCCGTTGTCAAGGGCATAGCGGTAGTCATGCCCCGGCCTGTCTTTGACGAAGGTGATGAAGGACTCGTCCTTACCCAGGATCGCGAGAACGTTCTTCACGATCTCGATGTTTTTCCTTTCGGCATTCCCTCCGACGTTATAGACCTCACCGGTCCTCCCGCGATGGATGATCAGATCAATCGCCCTGCAGTTGTCTTCGACGAAGAGCCAGTCCCTCACGTTTTTTCCATCGCCGTAAACGGGGACCGGCTTTTCATCCATGAGGTTCGTGATCATGAGGGGCATCAGCTTTTCGGGGAACTGGAACGGGCCGTAATTATTGGAAGGCCTCACGATGATCGCGGGGAAATCGTACGTCTCATGGTATGCCCTGACGATCAAATCCCCGGACGCCTTCGAAGCGGCATAGGGCGAATTCGGCAGGAGGGGCGTCGTCTCGGTAAACTTGCCTTCCTCTCCGAGGGCGCCGTATACCTCGTCTGTCGAGATATGGACGAATCTCTTTATGCAGACCCTTTTTGCCGCTTCCAGGACCAGGGATGTACCTATCACATTCGTGATGAGGAAGGGCTGGGCATCGAGAATAGACCGGTCGACATGGCTCTCTGCCGCGAAGTGCACTACGCAGTCGACCCCGGCCATGACCTCCTTGAGAAGAGAGGAATCTTCGATCCTCCCTTTCACGAACGTGTAACGGCCGTCATCCTTTATGCCTTTCAGGTTTTCGAGGTTTCCCGCGTAGGTGAGCGCGTCGAGGTTGATGATCCGGTAATCGGGATATGAACCGAGCATATGCCTGATAAAATTCGAGCCGATGAAACCGCAGCCGCCGGTAACGAGGATCTTCATCAAGCGACCCTGAAGGGGCTCGCGGAGTCGTTTTCGTATCTCATCTCGTCCACGGGTTCTTTCTTCCCCTTGCCGGCGTATAACCTGTCGGGGAAATTAAGGACCATTCCGCCCGTATCCCCTGAATTCCGGTACGCATGGACAACGCCTGGCGGAACCGTCACGATGAGCCCGTCAGCGTTCTCGATGACCATCCTGTTCCAGTAGGTCGGTGAATCCTTCCTGTTGTCCCAGAGATAGAGGGTGAACCTGCCGAGGAAGCAGAAGTAGTCCGTCTGCTCCCTATGCTCGTGGGGGCCCCTCGTAACCCCCGGAAAGGTCAAAGAGACATAGCCCATCTCGGGCCTGTAGTCACCGAGTTCGTCTGTCCGAAACGTCTCGGCGAGCCAGCCCCTGCTGTCGTGATGCTGTTTGAATTCTCTCACGAGGACACCGGATATTTCTCCGTCAGGAAAGACTTCAGCACCCTTCATCTCTTTGTCCTCTCCTTGCAAAATTGTTGTATTATAGCAAAAACCGTGATGAAAGTATGGCGCGGAACGACAAGGAAAGTACCCATGCTGCGCGCTCATCGCATATATACGCAACGGAATGTTGACAGGGGTGAGAAATGAAGACTGTTCTGGTGACAGGCTCTGCGGGGTTCATCGGATGGATGGTCTCGAAGAAACTCCTCGAAAGAGGAGACGCTGTTCTAGGTTTGGACAACATGAACGACTATTACGACCCGAGGCTGAAGGAATGGCGCCTCGGGATTCTCACGAAGCATGAAAATTTCAGATTCTTGAATCTCGATATCGCCGACTATGAAAGGCTCAGGGCAGTTCTCGAACCGGATCACGTCACGGGGCTTTTAGGCGGACGGGTTGACGCGGTGATAAACCTCGCCGCGAGAGCGGGCGTAAGGGCATCTCTCGAAAACCCCTGGATCTACCTCGATACGAATGTGAAGGGTACCATGAATCTCCTCGAATGCTGCAGGGAGTTCGGGATCGGGAAGTTCGTCCTCGCCTCGACATCGAGTCTCTACGGTCTCAATGAGATCCCCTTCAGAGAGTCCGATCGCACGGACGCTCCCCTTGCACCCTATGCGGCCACGAAGAAGGCGGCTGAGTCGCTCTGTTACAGTTACCATTACCTTTACGGCATCGATATGAGCATTCCGAGGTACTTCACGGTCTACGGTCCCGCCGGGAGACCTGACATGAGCTATTTCAGGTTCATCCTCGACATCGACAGGGGCAGACCGATACCCGTCTACGGAGACGGGAAGCAGAAGAGGGACTTCACCTATATCGATGATATCGCCGAGGGGACCCTGAAGTGCCTTCAGCCGTTCGGGTACGAGATATTCAACCTCGGCAACGATGCCCCTCTTGAGCTCATGGAAGTAAT
This window harbors:
- the rfbB gene encoding dTDP-glucose 4,6-dehydratase, translating into MKILVTGGCGFIGSNFIRHMLGSYPDYRIINLDALTYAGNLENLKGIKDDGRYTFVKGRIEDSSLLKEVMAGVDCVVHFAAESHVDRSILDAQPFLITNVIGTSLVLEAAKRVCIKRFVHISTDEVYGALGEEGKFTETTPLLPNSPYAASKASGDLIVRAYHETYDFPAIIVRPSNNYGPFQFPEKLMPLMITNLMDEKPVPVYGDGKNVRDWLFVEDNCRAIDLIIHRGRTGEVYNVGGNAERKNIEIVKNVLAILGKDESFITFVKDRPGHDYRYALDNGKIERELGWRPSVGIDSGLEKTVDWYKKNEWWWRPLKERLASESAGFWT
- a CDS encoding dTDP-4-dehydrorhamnose 3,5-epimerase family protein, producing the protein MKGAEVFPDGEISGVLVREFKQHHDSRGWLAETFRTDELGDYRPEMGYVSLTFPGVTRGPHEHREQTDYFCFLGRFTLYLWDNRKDSPTYWNRMVIENADGLIVTVPPGVVHAYRNSGDTGGMVLNFPDRLYAGKGKKEPVDEMRYENDSASPFRVA
- a CDS encoding SDR family NAD(P)-dependent oxidoreductase, translated to MKTVLVTGSAGFIGWMVSKKLLERGDAVLGLDNMNDYYDPRLKEWRLGILTKHENFRFLNLDIADYERLRAVLEPDHVTGLLGGRVDAVINLAARAGVRASLENPWIYLDTNVKGTMNLLECCREFGIGKFVLASTSSLYGLNEIPFRESDRTDAPLAPYAATKKAAESLCYSYHYLYGIDMSIPRYFTVYGPAGRPDMSYFRFILDIDRGRPIPVYGDGKQKRDFTYIDDIAEGTLKCLQPFGYEIFNLGNDAPLELMEVIRIIEENLGKKAKIEWLERHPADVRATWADIEKAKTVLKWLSSVKIEDGIRETVRWYRENREFLLTMRL